CAGAGGTGGGAGGCGAAGAAGGCGGAGAAGAAAGCGCAGGAGAAAGCGCACaagaagagagagggagagcggAAGCGAAAGGAATGGGAGGAGACTCTCGCCGGCCTAACTGAAGACGAGAGGTTGAAGATGATAGAGTCCAGGAAGAGCTTGAGGAAAGAGAGAATGGACAAGAGGTCTGAGGAGCGAGACAGAAAGAACGAGCGCCTCAAAAGAGCCAAAGAGGAGGGACAGAAGGTGGTCATTGATCTCGACTTCTCTCACCTCATGACACCCTCCGAGATCAACAGCCTAGTTCAACAGGTCAGTTACCAACTCCCTGTTGTGttggtttgttttttttgaattgttcaaggttgttgtttttgtttttgcgaAATGTGAGAATGTGGGCATTGCAGATTATGTATTGTTATGCGGTGAATGGGAGGAGTAGTGAGCCGTGTCATCTGTGGCTGACTGGGTGCAAGGGGGAGATGGGGACGCAGTTGAGGAGGCTGCCGGGGTTCGATAATTGGAGTGTGGAGAGGGAGGATAGGTCCTACATTGAGGTTTTGGAGGGTGAGAAGGAGAATCTGGTGTATTTGACGGCTGATTCGGAGAATGTGGTGGACGAGCTGGATCGGAgcaaaatttatataattggGGGATTGGT
This genomic interval from Argentina anserina chromosome 1, drPotAnse1.1, whole genome shotgun sequence contains the following:
- the LOC126794838 gene encoding tRNA (guanine(9)-N1)-methyltransferase encodes the protein MEVGENGEEATKCPNCSAAPPAVPSKNAQKKVLKQQRWEAKKAEKKAQEKAHKKREGERKRKEWEETLAGLTEDERLKMIESRKSLRKERMDKRSEERDRKNERLKRAKEEGQKVVIDLDFSHLMTPSEINSLVQQIMYCYAVNGRSSEPCHLWLTGCKGEMGTQLRRLPGFDNWSVEREDRSYIEVLEGEKENLVYLTADSENVVDELDRSKIYIIGGLVDRNRWKGITMKKAEEQGIQTAKLPIGKYLNMCSSQVLTVNQVVEILLKFLETKDWGASFFQVIPQRKRLQAVDDSSEEPQQQKGEGREKSEEKDDDQCESKKQCANGPSSLEQVTAA